From a region of the Myxococcus fulvus genome:
- a CDS encoding NAD(P)H-binding protein, translated as MKVVLFGATGMVGQGVLRECLLAPDVEQVLVVVRAPTGRRHEKLREVIHQDFMDYGALEASLQGHDACFFCLGVSSAGMGEQAYSRVTYDVTLAAARVLSRLNPTMTFIYVSGAGTDGTEQGRAMWARVKGRTENALLRLPFRAAYMFRPGFIQPLHGIVSRTRLYRSLYAVLGPLYPVFKRLAPRFVTTTEAVGLAMLEVARSGAPKQVLENDDINALAARGAR; from the coding sequence ATGAAGGTGGTGCTCTTCGGTGCGACGGGCATGGTGGGGCAGGGCGTCCTGCGGGAGTGCCTGCTCGCGCCGGATGTGGAGCAGGTGCTCGTCGTGGTGCGCGCCCCGACGGGCCGGCGACACGAGAAGCTCCGCGAGGTCATCCACCAGGACTTCATGGACTACGGCGCCCTCGAGGCCTCGCTCCAGGGCCATGACGCGTGCTTCTTCTGCCTGGGGGTGTCCTCCGCGGGGATGGGGGAGCAGGCGTACTCGAGGGTGACGTACGACGTGACGCTGGCGGCGGCGCGGGTGCTCTCGCGTCTGAATCCGACGATGACCTTCATCTACGTCTCCGGCGCGGGCACGGACGGCACGGAGCAGGGCCGCGCCATGTGGGCGCGCGTGAAGGGCCGCACCGAGAATGCCCTCCTGCGCCTGCCGTTCCGCGCGGCGTACATGTTCCGCCCCGGCTTCATCCAGCCCCTGCACGGCATCGTGTCGAGGACGCGGCTCTATCGCTCGCTCTACGCGGTGCTCGGTCCGCTCTATCCGGTGTTCAAGCGGCTCGCGCCCCGGTTCGTGACGACCACCGAGGCCGTGGGGCTCGCCATGCTGGAGGTGGCCCGGTCCGGCGCGCCCAAGCAGGTGTTGGAGAACGACGACATCAACGCGCTCGCGGCCCGGGGCGCGCGCTGA
- a CDS encoding ABC transporter permease gives MAPTRANHRVGRILAMAEKEVLHIRRDIRTLYLALAMPVLMLVLFGFGISFDVDHLELAVVDQDRTDLSRELVRHVTASNEFVVTHEGTSPEAALGELRRGAVTGVLLLNKGFAEDVKRGGARVQWLVDGSDGNTATQALAKAQALVQMAGRSMGGTVLLAAPPLEARVRTLFNPDARSAMFLVPGLAAYLLAIVAVLITALTVAREWERGSMEQLFATPVGRLEIVVGKLLPYLGIGLLQVLLVLTVGAWVFDVPVRGSLVVLGLGSVLFLVGMLGQGLLISVVTRNQVVATQVATMTSVLPSMLLSGFIFPIENLPVPLKLISTLIPARYYVATLRGVLLRGNGMEVLWPQLVALALFALVVLALATRRFQRRLD, from the coding sequence ATGGCCCCGACACGCGCGAATCATCGGGTGGGACGCATCCTCGCGATGGCGGAGAAGGAGGTGCTGCACATCCGCCGGGACATCCGCACCCTGTATCTGGCCCTGGCGATGCCGGTGCTGATGCTGGTGCTGTTCGGCTTCGGCATCAGCTTCGACGTGGACCACCTGGAGCTGGCGGTGGTGGACCAGGACCGCACGGACCTGTCTCGCGAGCTGGTGCGCCACGTCACCGCGTCGAACGAGTTCGTCGTCACGCATGAAGGCACCTCCCCCGAAGCCGCCCTGGGCGAGCTGCGCCGTGGCGCGGTGACGGGCGTGCTGCTGCTGAACAAGGGGTTCGCGGAGGACGTGAAGCGCGGTGGCGCGCGGGTGCAGTGGTTGGTGGATGGCTCGGACGGCAACACGGCGACCCAGGCGCTCGCGAAGGCGCAGGCGCTGGTGCAGATGGCGGGTCGCTCGATGGGGGGCACGGTGCTGCTCGCGGCGCCGCCGCTGGAGGCGCGCGTGCGAACGCTGTTCAACCCGGATGCGCGCTCCGCGATGTTCCTGGTGCCGGGGCTGGCCGCGTACCTGCTGGCCATCGTCGCGGTGCTCATCACCGCGCTGACGGTGGCGCGCGAGTGGGAGCGAGGCTCCATGGAGCAGCTCTTCGCGACGCCGGTGGGACGGCTGGAGATCGTCGTCGGCAAGCTGCTGCCCTACCTGGGCATCGGCCTGCTCCAGGTGTTGCTGGTGCTGACGGTGGGGGCCTGGGTGTTCGACGTGCCGGTGCGAGGCAGCCTGGTGGTCCTGGGGTTGGGCTCGGTCCTGTTCCTGGTGGGGATGCTGGGTCAGGGGCTGCTCATCTCGGTGGTGACGCGCAACCAGGTGGTGGCGACGCAGGTGGCGACGATGACGTCGGTGCTGCCGTCGATGTTGCTGTCGGGGTTCATCTTCCCCATCGAGAACCTGCCGGTGCCGCTGAAGCTCATCAGCACGTTGATTCCGGCGCGGTACTACGTGGCGACGCTGCGCGGAGTGCTCCTGCGCGGCAATGGCATGGAGGTGCTGTGGCCGCAGTTGGTGGCCCTGGCCCTGTTCGCGCTCGTCGTGCTGGCGCTGGCGACCCGCCGCTTCCAGCGGCGCCTGGATTGA
- a CDS encoding TetR/AcrR family transcriptional regulator: protein MDTKTPARPAAEDARRHRLLDAALGVFLRYGFRKTSMDEVARAADISRQGLYLHFATKEELFQATLRHAMEGSLQRAREGLSDESLSVEARLVRGFDAWMGHFVGSVGAGASDLNEVVNGTAAREVVVQHEALFVEAVTKVVRASGLVAAYKPAGLSARQLVDTLNATARGLKHSGDTRDAFVDGLTIAVRALCMPLGAAR, encoded by the coding sequence ATGGACACGAAGACTCCCGCCAGGCCCGCGGCGGAGGACGCACGGAGGCACCGCTTGCTGGACGCGGCGCTCGGCGTCTTCCTGCGCTACGGCTTCCGCAAGACGTCCATGGACGAGGTGGCCCGGGCCGCCGACATCTCGCGCCAGGGGCTGTACCTCCACTTCGCGACGAAGGAGGAGCTGTTCCAGGCCACCTTGCGGCACGCGATGGAGGGCTCGCTGCAGCGGGCCCGCGAGGGCCTCTCGGATGAGTCCCTTTCCGTCGAGGCCCGGCTGGTGCGCGGGTTCGACGCGTGGATGGGACACTTCGTGGGCAGCGTGGGCGCGGGGGCGTCGGACCTGAACGAGGTGGTGAACGGCACCGCCGCGCGCGAGGTCGTCGTCCAGCACGAGGCCCTGTTCGTGGAAGCGGTGACGAAGGTGGTGCGGGCCTCGGGGCTCGTGGCCGCCTACAAGCCGGCGGGACTATCCGCCCGGCAGCTCGTGGACACGCTGAACGCCACGGCGCGAGGACTCAAACACAGCGGTGACACACGCGACGCCTTCGTCGATGGGTTGACCATCGCGGTGCGCGCGCTGTGCATGCCCTTGGGAGCAGCACGATGA
- a CDS encoding HlyD family secretion protein: MRRAVVLFVVLVVALATLLGVRILKDRRAAEGPAGGSGVVEGTAVDLRARINARVLSRHVEEGARVEKGAVLVTLDCTEPEAGLEEARARLSMAQAQADAARAAAVAAGRSSEAVAAQAQGSQAQIASLADQQGLAQRQADRLQKMGDATTEAALDQARAQAQSLEQQLAAARHASTAASRQARAATEQERASVQQAESALRAIQAAEATVRRAQVSVSECELRAPLSGTVETLALEVGELALPGAVVARLVDTHRPKATFYLPNAELAAARPGQSATVRADAYPDRTFNARVVTVAREAAFTPRNVQTRGDRDRLVYPVEVHIEAPAEVLLPGMPVEITLGPVNDAAVAEQRP, encoded by the coding sequence ATGCGACGTGCCGTCGTGTTGTTCGTGGTCCTGGTGGTGGCGCTCGCCACGCTCCTGGGCGTGCGCATCCTGAAGGACCGACGGGCCGCGGAGGGGCCGGCGGGAGGCTCGGGGGTGGTGGAGGGCACGGCGGTGGACCTGCGCGCCCGCATCAACGCCCGCGTGCTGTCGCGGCATGTGGAGGAAGGCGCGCGCGTGGAGAAGGGCGCGGTGCTCGTCACCCTCGACTGCACCGAGCCCGAGGCCGGGCTGGAGGAGGCTCGCGCGAGGTTGTCCATGGCCCAGGCGCAGGCGGACGCGGCGCGAGCGGCGGCGGTGGCCGCGGGCCGCAGCAGCGAGGCGGTGGCGGCGCAGGCCCAGGGAAGCCAGGCGCAGATCGCCTCGCTGGCGGACCAGCAGGGCCTGGCCCAGCGGCAGGCGGACCGGCTCCAGAAGATGGGCGATGCGACCACGGAGGCCGCGTTGGACCAGGCCCGCGCGCAGGCGCAGTCGTTGGAGCAGCAGCTCGCGGCGGCGCGCCATGCGAGCACGGCCGCGTCCCGTCAGGCCCGCGCGGCCACCGAGCAGGAGCGCGCGAGCGTGCAGCAGGCGGAGTCCGCCCTTCGCGCCATCCAGGCCGCGGAGGCCACGGTGCGGCGAGCCCAGGTCTCCGTGTCGGAGTGTGAGCTGCGCGCGCCGTTGAGCGGGACGGTGGAGACGCTGGCGCTGGAGGTGGGGGAGCTCGCCCTGCCCGGCGCCGTCGTGGCGCGGCTGGTCGACACGCATCGTCCCAAGGCGACCTTCTATCTGCCGAACGCGGAGCTCGCGGCGGCGCGGCCAGGCCAGTCCGCCACGGTGCGCGCGGATGCGTATCCCGACCGCACCTTCAATGCCCGCGTGGTGACGGTGGCGCGCGAGGCCGCCTTCACGCCTCGCAACGTGCAGACGCGCGGCGACCGCGACAGGCTCGTCTATCCCGTGGAGGTGCACATCGAGGCGCCCGCGGAGGTGCTGCTGCCCGGCATGCCGGTGGAGATCACCCTGGGCCCGGTGAACGACGCGGCGGTGGCGGAGCAGCGGCCATGA
- a CDS encoding sensor histidine kinase, with the protein MEPRSRRSFQAIQLKHIAHIFGRMVRLRAYGGAVLMLAVSTAALADGAPWRRYWLVGQVVVALSFFFYELRRYEREGLTTRSISGNLAVGIFLEQSLTWGTGGLASPLLPLVLPLAFVGAAVLPQRQRWALMAAELVLVSLLSAAHLFEWTPPLHLSFLGEPPKAMLIAIAAGMLFLVVAANIVGAAIRGTFEDMLTESFLQRDELFATHRTHARTLEALSGEIAHELKNPLATVKGLTQLMLREDGRAQPRERLEVLAGEVTRMQGILEEFLNFSRPLVPLSVNQVDLASLCDEALVLHEGLATEHQVRLSRGGEGPVLAVCDARKVKQVVMNLLHNAIEASPPGGQVSMDVESGSAGDVRVIVRDSGAGLSPELVDRVFDAGVTTKARGSGLGLTVARALARQHGGDVSLRNEASGGCVAELMLPRELPAGTLDGVREREVARAG; encoded by the coding sequence ATGGAACCGCGAAGTCGACGCAGCTTCCAGGCCATCCAGCTCAAGCACATCGCCCACATCTTCGGGCGCATGGTGCGCCTGAGGGCGTACGGCGGCGCGGTGCTGATGCTCGCCGTGTCCACCGCGGCGCTCGCGGATGGCGCGCCCTGGCGGCGCTACTGGTTGGTGGGGCAGGTGGTGGTTGCGCTGTCGTTCTTCTTCTACGAGCTGCGCCGCTACGAGCGCGAAGGGCTCACCACCCGGAGCATCTCCGGCAACCTCGCGGTGGGCATCTTCCTGGAGCAGAGCCTGACCTGGGGCACCGGAGGACTGGCCAGTCCGCTGTTGCCCCTGGTGTTGCCGCTGGCCTTCGTGGGCGCCGCCGTGCTGCCCCAGCGTCAGCGGTGGGCCTTGATGGCGGCGGAGCTGGTCCTGGTGTCGCTCCTGTCGGCGGCCCACCTGTTCGAGTGGACACCGCCGCTGCACCTGTCCTTCCTGGGCGAGCCTCCCAAGGCGATGTTGATCGCCATCGCCGCGGGGATGCTGTTCCTGGTGGTCGCGGCCAACATCGTGGGCGCCGCCATCCGTGGCACCTTCGAGGACATGTTGACCGAGTCCTTCCTCCAGCGTGACGAGCTCTTCGCCACGCACCGCACGCACGCGAGGACGCTGGAGGCGCTGTCGGGGGAGATTGCCCACGAGCTGAAGAACCCCCTGGCCACGGTGAAGGGGCTGACGCAGCTCATGCTCCGCGAGGACGGACGCGCGCAGCCTCGCGAGCGACTGGAGGTGCTCGCGGGCGAGGTGACGCGGATGCAGGGCATCCTGGAGGAGTTCCTCAACTTCTCGCGCCCGCTCGTCCCGCTCTCGGTCAACCAGGTGGACCTGGCGTCGCTGTGTGACGAGGCGCTCGTCCTCCACGAGGGCCTGGCCACCGAGCACCAGGTCCGACTGTCGCGCGGCGGGGAAGGGCCGGTGCTCGCGGTGTGTGACGCTCGCAAGGTGAAGCAGGTGGTGATGAACCTGCTCCACAACGCCATCGAGGCCAGTCCTCCGGGAGGCCAGGTGTCCATGGATGTGGAGTCGGGGAGCGCGGGCGACGTGCGCGTCATCGTCCGCGACTCAGGGGCGGGGTTGTCTCCGGAGCTCGTCGACCGCGTCTTCGATGCGGGGGTCACCACGAAGGCTCGAGGCTCGGGGCTCGGGCTGACGGTGGCGCGCGCGCTGGCGCGGCAACATGGGGGAGACGTGAGCTTGCGCAACGAGGCGTCGGGGGGCTGTGTGGCGGAGCTGATGTTGCCTCGGGAGCTGCCCGCGGGCACGCTCGACGGCGTGCGAGAGCGGGAGGTGGCGCGTGCGGGCTGA
- a CDS encoding ABC transporter ATP-binding protein, whose protein sequence is MTPAIEVRHLTRRFGAFTAVDDVSFDVGTGEIFGYLGANGAGKSTTIRMLCGLLRPTGGDARVAGFDVEHEPERVKAGIGYMSQKFSLYLDLSVRANLEFFASAYGAHGKELRTRIGEMVERMQLEAVRDEVTGALPGGMQQRVALASAVLHRPRIVFLDEPTAGVDPVQRRSFWELIRDLASRGTTVFVTTHYMDEAENCARIGIMVDGKLVALDTPSGLKATHAPGRVLEVRGPNLSSALDSLRGMDGVLDVSRFGSGATVRVDPARLASETLAGWLRARGVDPLELEDSAPTLDDVFLALTARAQRGDD, encoded by the coding sequence ATGACGCCGGCCATCGAGGTGCGTCACCTGACGCGCAGGTTCGGCGCCTTCACCGCCGTGGACGACGTGAGCTTCGACGTGGGGACCGGAGAGATTTTTGGCTACCTGGGCGCGAACGGCGCGGGCAAGTCCACCACCATCCGGATGCTGTGTGGCCTCTTGCGGCCCACGGGCGGAGACGCGCGGGTCGCGGGCTTCGACGTGGAGCACGAGCCCGAGCGCGTGAAGGCGGGCATCGGCTACATGTCCCAGAAGTTCTCGCTCTACCTGGACCTGAGCGTGCGCGCGAACCTGGAGTTCTTCGCGTCCGCGTATGGCGCGCATGGGAAGGAGCTGCGCACGCGCATCGGCGAGATGGTGGAGCGCATGCAACTGGAGGCGGTGCGGGACGAGGTGACGGGTGCGCTGCCCGGCGGCATGCAGCAGCGCGTGGCGCTGGCGAGCGCGGTGCTGCACCGGCCTCGCATCGTATTCCTCGACGAGCCCACCGCGGGCGTGGACCCGGTGCAGCGGCGCTCCTTCTGGGAGCTGATTCGCGACCTCGCGTCCCGTGGCACCACCGTCTTCGTCACCACGCACTACATGGACGAGGCGGAGAACTGCGCCCGCATCGGCATCATGGTGGATGGGAAGCTGGTGGCGCTCGACACGCCGTCGGGCCTGAAGGCGACGCACGCGCCGGGCCGGGTGCTGGAGGTGCGCGGGCCGAACCTGTCCTCGGCGCTCGACTCGTTGCGCGGCATGGACGGGGTGCTGGATGTGAGCCGCTTCGGCTCGGGGGCCACGGTGCGGGTGGACCCGGCGCGGCTTGCCTCGGAGACGCTGGCCGGGTGGCTGCGGGCTCGGGGTGTGGACCCGTTGGAGCTGGAGGACTCGGCGCCAACGCTGGATGACGTGTTCCTGGCGCTCACGGCCCGCGCGCAGCGGGGAGATGACTGA
- a CDS encoding ABC transporter permease, with protein sequence MHPLMVQYRAVVVKEVRQTARDKRVMALLTLAPLMQLFLLGFAVNFDVRHVPTVVVDRDRTAESRDYTRSLLAGDTLDLKAEFPDERTAEAALERGEASVALIIPRDFQKDVLKGQGAQVQALVDGSDPTRSSVAGNAVAQFAVLRATQLASAQARRQGDLLPHALVELVPRVLYNPELATSVYVVPGIAAMLLLIVTTVIMAMGLSRERETGTLEQLQVTPLRPGILMAGKVTPFLLIGLVDVGLALCVGVWVFGVPLRGSLTLVTVATLFYLLSTLGVGLLIATVSRTQQQAFVGGFLFVLPAVLLSGVMSPVRAMPDWLAWVTYLNPVRYYVEVLRGVLLREAELPDLWLQLVLLALFGVVMMAVAARRFQKTSA encoded by the coding sequence ATGCATCCGCTGATGGTGCAGTACCGCGCCGTGGTGGTGAAGGAGGTGCGCCAGACGGCCAGGGACAAGCGCGTCATGGCCCTGCTGACGCTGGCGCCCCTGATGCAACTCTTCCTGCTGGGCTTCGCGGTGAACTTCGACGTGCGCCATGTCCCCACGGTGGTGGTGGACCGGGACAGGACGGCGGAGAGCCGCGACTACACGCGCTCCCTGCTGGCCGGGGACACGCTGGACTTGAAGGCCGAGTTCCCCGACGAGCGCACCGCCGAGGCGGCGTTGGAGCGAGGCGAGGCCTCGGTCGCGCTCATCATTCCCCGGGACTTCCAGAAGGATGTCTTGAAGGGCCAGGGCGCGCAGGTGCAGGCGCTGGTGGATGGCTCGGACCCGACGCGCTCGTCCGTCGCGGGGAACGCCGTGGCGCAGTTCGCGGTGCTGCGCGCGACCCAGCTCGCCTCGGCCCAGGCCCGGCGGCAGGGAGACCTGCTTCCCCACGCCCTCGTGGAGTTGGTGCCGCGCGTGCTCTACAACCCGGAGCTGGCCACGTCCGTGTACGTGGTGCCGGGCATCGCGGCGATGCTGCTGCTCATTGTCACCACCGTCATCATGGCCATGGGCTTGTCGCGTGAGCGCGAGACGGGGACGCTGGAGCAGCTCCAGGTGACGCCGCTGCGTCCCGGCATCCTGATGGCCGGCAAGGTGACACCGTTCCTGCTCATCGGCTTGGTGGACGTGGGGCTCGCGCTGTGCGTGGGCGTGTGGGTCTTCGGCGTGCCGCTGCGTGGCAGCCTGACGCTCGTCACGGTGGCCACGCTCTTCTACCTCTTGTCCACGCTGGGCGTGGGGCTGCTCATCGCCACGGTGAGCCGCACGCAGCAGCAGGCGTTCGTCGGAGGCTTCCTCTTCGTGCTGCCCGCGGTGCTGCTGTCGGGGGTGATGAGCCCCGTCCGGGCGATGCCGGACTGGCTCGCGTGGGTGACGTACCTGAACCCGGTGCGCTACTACGTGGAGGTGCTGCGGGGTGTGCTGTTGAGGGAGGCGGAGCTGCCGGACTTGTGGCTGCAACTGGTCCTGCTCGCCCTCTTCGGCGTCGTGATGATGGCCGTGGCGGCGCGGCGGTTCCAGAAGACGTCCGCCTGA
- a CDS encoding sigma-54-dependent transcriptional regulator, whose protein sequence is MLRSLRGVEVEQAEDGAAALEKLAARPFELVITDLRMPRMDGLELVRRVSATPRAPRIIVITAHGSERFAVEAVKAGAYDYFRKPFDVDELLAVVTRALESVRLRDENERLTGELNLSRSLVFSSESMGRLAQLVQRAGSRDVTVLITGESGTGKERVAEALVRASPRANRPYLRFNCAALTEELAEAELFGHSKGAFTGAVKSRQGLFREADGGTLLLDEVGELAPPLQAKLLRVLQEGEVRPVGEDRPVKVDVRILAATHRDLRKRAAEGQFREDLYYRLNVVQLRVPPLRERPEDIPVLSRMFLDRFIGRFHTGRLTLPEGFFEKLSALPWPGNVRELENTLESLVALSSDGELDLALLPTPVATGAPATTALAEVPPRGEDGLGLKERVEAYERGLILDALRIEGGNRSGAARRLGIGRATLHDKLRKYGLDSAPEEGGEGKG, encoded by the coding sequence ATGCTCCGGAGCCTGCGGGGCGTGGAGGTGGAGCAGGCCGAGGACGGCGCGGCCGCGCTGGAGAAGCTCGCGGCGCGGCCCTTCGAGCTGGTCATCACGGACCTGCGGATGCCCCGGATGGACGGCCTGGAGCTGGTGCGCCGCGTGAGCGCGACACCGAGGGCTCCGCGCATCATCGTCATCACCGCGCATGGCTCGGAGCGCTTCGCGGTGGAGGCGGTGAAGGCCGGCGCCTACGACTACTTCCGCAAGCCCTTCGATGTGGACGAGCTGCTCGCCGTCGTCACGCGCGCGCTCGAGTCCGTGCGGCTGCGGGACGAGAACGAGCGACTGACGGGAGAGCTCAACCTGTCGCGCTCGCTGGTCTTCTCCTCGGAGTCCATGGGGCGGCTGGCACAGTTGGTCCAGCGCGCGGGCTCGCGAGACGTGACGGTGCTCATCACGGGTGAGAGCGGCACAGGCAAGGAGCGGGTGGCGGAGGCGCTGGTGCGTGCGTCGCCGCGCGCGAACCGTCCTTACCTGCGCTTCAACTGCGCGGCGCTCACCGAGGAGCTCGCGGAGGCGGAGCTGTTTGGCCACTCGAAGGGCGCCTTCACCGGGGCCGTCAAGTCACGCCAGGGCCTGTTCCGCGAGGCGGACGGAGGCACGCTGCTCCTGGACGAGGTCGGCGAGCTGGCCCCTCCGCTCCAGGCCAAGCTGCTGCGGGTGCTCCAGGAGGGCGAGGTCCGCCCCGTGGGAGAGGACCGGCCCGTGAAGGTGGACGTGCGAATCCTGGCGGCGACGCACCGCGACCTCCGCAAGCGCGCGGCGGAGGGACAGTTCCGCGAGGACCTCTACTATCGGCTCAACGTGGTGCAGCTCCGCGTGCCACCGCTGAGGGAGCGCCCCGAGGACATCCCCGTGTTGTCGCGCATGTTCCTGGACCGCTTCATCGGCCGCTTCCACACGGGACGCCTGACGCTTCCAGAGGGGTTCTTCGAGAAGCTCTCCGCGCTGCCGTGGCCCGGCAACGTGCGCGAGCTGGAGAACACGCTGGAGAGCCTGGTGGCGCTGTCCAGTGACGGGGAGCTGGACCTGGCCCTCCTGCCGACCCCCGTCGCCACCGGTGCGCCCGCGACGACGGCCCTGGCCGAGGTGCCACCTCGGGGTGAGGACGGCCTGGGGCTCAAGGAGCGGGTGGAGGCCTACGAGCGAGGGCTCATCCTGGACGCGCTGCGCATCGAGGGTGGCAATCGCAGTGGCGCGGCGCGGCGTCTGGGCATCGGCCGGGCCACGCTCCACGACAAGCTGCGCAAATACGGGCTGGACAGCGCCCCCGAGGAGGGCGGAGAGGGGAAGGGCTGA
- a CDS encoding MBL fold metallo-hydrolase, with protein MKTRGTARRVLRRGAMGLGAALVLGTLFMVVDGYTAFGKRATGERRARMERSPQWKDGRFVNPQPLVNHYGEMFGGVLDTSPHASPEGPLDVEPIDPKRFQTPPASGLRVTWMGHSSQLVELDGLRILTDPVWSERVSPFTWAGPKRWFQPPIAMKDLPPIDAVVVSHDHYDHLDQPTMVALKEQTKAVFIVPLGVGAHLEYWGVPVDRIVELDWWERTKVGEVDIVATPARHASGRYLFDNDAKLWASYAFLGPTRRAWFSGDTGLFPAMKDIGEKLGPFDVTMIETGQYHRAWPDWHIGPEQAVLAHQMLRGQVMLPIHWALFGLAYHGWTEPAERVRAAATSASVTLLLPRPGQSVEPGAEPVREQWWPTLTWETAAQHPVLSTGMDGPITVSSPGGKP; from the coding sequence ATGAAGACTCGAGGAACGGCCCGACGCGTGCTGCGGCGCGGGGCGATGGGACTGGGCGCGGCGCTGGTGCTGGGCACGCTCTTCATGGTCGTGGATGGCTATACGGCCTTCGGCAAGCGCGCGACGGGGGAGCGCAGGGCGCGCATGGAGCGCTCGCCCCAGTGGAAGGACGGGCGCTTCGTGAACCCGCAGCCCCTGGTGAACCACTATGGGGAGATGTTCGGGGGCGTGCTCGACACCAGCCCCCATGCGAGCCCCGAGGGCCCGCTCGACGTGGAGCCCATCGACCCGAAGCGCTTCCAGACGCCGCCCGCGTCGGGCCTGCGGGTGACGTGGATGGGGCACTCGTCGCAGCTGGTGGAGCTGGATGGCCTGCGCATCCTGACGGACCCGGTGTGGAGCGAGCGCGTGTCGCCCTTCACCTGGGCGGGCCCGAAGCGCTGGTTCCAGCCGCCCATCGCGATGAAGGACCTGCCGCCCATCGACGCGGTCGTCGTCTCCCACGACCACTATGACCACCTGGACCAGCCCACGATGGTGGCGCTGAAGGAGCAGACGAAGGCGGTCTTCATCGTCCCGCTCGGCGTGGGTGCGCACCTGGAGTACTGGGGCGTCCCGGTGGACCGCATCGTGGAACTCGACTGGTGGGAGCGCACGAAGGTGGGGGAGGTGGACATCGTCGCCACGCCGGCGCGCCATGCGTCCGGCCGGTACCTGTTCGACAACGACGCCAAGCTCTGGGCCAGCTACGCCTTCCTGGGCCCCACGCGCCGCGCCTGGTTCTCCGGCGACACGGGCCTGTTCCCGGCGATGAAGGACATCGGCGAGAAGCTGGGGCCCTTCGACGTGACGATGATCGAGACGGGGCAGTATCACCGGGCGTGGCCGGACTGGCACATCGGTCCGGAGCAGGCGGTGCTGGCACACCAGATGCTACGAGGTCAGGTGATGCTGCCCATCCACTGGGCCCTCTTCGGGCTCGCCTACCACGGTTGGACGGAGCCCGCCGAGCGGGTGCGCGCGGCGGCCACCAGCGCCTCCGTGACATTGCTGCTGCCCAGGCCGGGGCAGAGCGTGGAGCCGGGCGCGGAGCCCGTCCGCGAGCAGTGGTGGCCCACGCTGACGTGGGAGACGGCGGCGCAGCACCCGGTGCTGTCGACGGGCATGGATGGGCCGATCACCGTGTCGTCGCCGGGAGGCAAGCCATGA
- a CDS encoding ABC transporter ATP-binding protein, translated as MSTCPDVDVSLEDVRRSFGKALALRGVSLAVQPGEVYGLVGPDGAGKTTAIRLMAGLLLPDAGRVRMLGEDPADTRSQVRESLGLVPQRNTLYGDLSVDENLRFFARLFGLSREDFAERRERLLDITRLGRFTERRADALSGGMYKKLALACALLHRPRVLLLDEPTNGVDPVSRRELWELLYSLVHEGMTLLVSTPYMDEAARCHRVGLLYSGTLIAEGDPRALAREHGAAASNFEAVFLALVEKHTGGRAA; from the coding sequence ATGAGCACCTGCCCCGACGTGGACGTGTCGCTGGAGGACGTCCGCCGGAGCTTCGGGAAGGCCCTGGCGCTGCGAGGTGTGTCGCTGGCCGTGCAGCCCGGCGAGGTCTACGGACTGGTGGGCCCGGATGGCGCGGGGAAGACGACGGCCATCCGATTGATGGCGGGGCTGCTGCTGCCGGACGCGGGGCGCGTGAGGATGCTCGGTGAGGACCCGGCGGACACGCGCTCGCAGGTGCGCGAGTCCCTGGGCCTGGTGCCCCAGCGCAACACGCTCTACGGCGACCTGAGCGTCGACGAGAACCTGCGCTTCTTCGCGCGGCTGTTCGGCCTGTCGCGCGAGGACTTCGCCGAGCGGCGCGAGCGACTGCTGGACATCACCCGCCTGGGGCGCTTCACCGAGCGGCGCGCGGATGCGCTGTCCGGAGGCATGTACAAGAAGCTGGCGCTGGCGTGCGCCCTGCTCCACCGGCCTCGCGTGCTGCTGCTGGATGAGCCCACCAACGGCGTGGACCCGGTGAGCCGCCGCGAGCTGTGGGAGCTGCTGTACTCGCTGGTCCATGAAGGCATGACGCTGCTGGTGTCCACGCCGTACATGGACGAGGCGGCCCGGTGTCATCGGGTGGGCCTGCTCTACTCGGGCACCCTCATCGCGGAGGGAGACCCGAGGGCCCTGGCGCGCGAGCACGGCGCCGCGGCGTCCAACTTCGAGGCCGTGTTCCTGGCGTTGGTCGAGAAGCACACCGGCGGGAGGGCCGCATGA